aaattcaagaagattagtcaaacatgaccttccaggcacaaatccatgttgactgtttctaatatgTCACAGTCTGCTCCTTGGAGGCTTGCTCTTTGATTGCGACATGGTTTATTTTACCCATTCTAACATGTTGGCTGCAGGTTCTCATGTTGCTCATTGCATTTGCTCTCTATATCTTTGAccccatatttatttatttatttattttctgtgaCCTTGCATGGTAACTAATGGTCTCCCAGACTACCTTCCTGCTTATCGTTTCAATTATGCTGTTCCTTATCCTCGTTTGTTCTTACACAGATTGAGTTCCTCCTTGAATGGGGCCTTTGCAATAATCATCTCACATTCTTATACAGGTGTCTTTTGCTTCAGCCACATGGTCTTTGGGGTGCTTGTGTTTTCCATCTCTTAAGCAGTGTTCTATTCCTAATTTTCTTGTTTCATACCATGCTTTGTGAGCATTTTGGTACATTTAACATACTGTTAAATTTCTGATTTGTCTTTCTGCTTTCAACATAACACCATCATCTAAGTTCCTCCAATTGTGCACATTTTTTTAATCCACAATCTAATTAATGCATTGAACTTCGCACTTGGTAAGATTTGAATATAATTATTTTTCAGCACATTCTTTGCAGTTTGTATTGTTTTTTCACGCAACTGACCATTATGTTTTACTTCTAAAGCTGATGTCATAATTTGTTTTTATATTATTTACAATAATGTCGCATTATAGCAACAATATTCAAACACCGTCACTCATCAGGGATATATATTTATACATCTTCAATTATTTGAGTTACAGTACAGTTTAGTACAGttttttcagttttgtttattccacagtgaaaagcttttgtgcatgctatccagtcagcagaaagacaatacataattacaatcgagccatttacagggtatagatacatgataaaggaataatgtttagtgcaacgtaaagccagcaaagtccgatctaggGTAGACCGACGGTCTACCGACcgtagaggtagatagtagttcagcactgttctctggtaggatgattcagttgcctgataacagctgggaacaaactgctccagaaattggaggtgtgcgtttttgcacttctataccttttgcctgatgggagaggggagaaggagtggccagggtgcaacttgtcctatattatgctgctggccttgccaaggaagGGTGAGatatagatggagtcaacagaagggaggttgttttgtgtgatggtttgggctggttccacaattcgttgcaaattcttgcagtcttggatggagctgatcgcAAACCaagctgataaaatgctttctatggtgcatctgtagaagttggtgacagTTGTAGGGAAcacgccaaacttcctaagccttctcaggaagtagttACCTCAGATTGCAGTTGCCTGTGAGGACTTGATCAAAGGAAGAAGGAAATGGATCAGGTTACATTGTACACTTGGAAGCTACTCTGGTGCTTTCATATTGTCAGGGGGTTGCATGTAAACAAGATGAAGGAAAATGGCCAGTAGATTGGTAGAGAATTGTGGAGCGTGGAGTAGTGGTTTTGAAAAGTAGGAATTAAACCATAAGTGACATGGTTAACCATGCAACGCTGAAATCAAGgcagcattaaaaaaaagcaggagtgcaataggccattcagctctctgAGTATTTCCCACTGATTAATTTACCTCACTCGGGTTGCACTCGCACTGCTTTGATTTCTTTCTTGTTAAACTTTAGATGAATATTAGTGATGTACCCCTTTTGACTGATTTTTTGGGAAATTTTAAGAATTGTTCCCTTCTTCTTTATTATTAGCCTCTTTTTTCAACATTTGAATAAATTGACTCAATTGATTCATTCTGATTTCctcaatatgaatattgattatattcactttatttttaaataagcTGAGATTAATGCTACAGAAAACCCCTGATACTTAAGTTTTATTATTTTTCATTTGCACTTATTTTAGCTTTATAAAACCCTTGGGTATTTctttgtattggtaatgtttctaTTGCCCAGCAGATATTTCTTCTGCTGCACATGCCAACGTGAGTAGAATGTGACATTATTAATATTGCTGCACTCCTGAACAAAAagcagtgctgcaggaactcagtaggtcaggcagcatctagggagggaatggataagcgacattttgggtcaggacccttcttcaatcccattgagttcctccagcactgttatgCTCGAgattcaggcatctgcagtttgtgtctccattttgttGCACTCCTGGACTGTTTAGAAATATAAAACTAGATCTGTAGTAAATCGTCACTTTTGTGTCTAATTGTATCctatttcctttaaaaaaatagatttattcTAATCCTCATTATTTCTGTTCTGTGTGCAGCCTTTTGTTATTCATGACATGGAAACACTTTGGCAGGCTGAAAAAAACTTAGTTTGGAAGCAATCAGTAAATGGAATTCCAAACAAAGAAATTGCAGTTCACGTCTTCCACCGTTGCCAGTGTACAACTGTTGAAACAGTAAGGGAATTGACTGAATTTGCCAAGTGCATCCCTGAATTTTTAAACCTTTACCTGAATGATCAGGTGACATTACTAAAATATGGTGTTCATGAAGCCATTTTTGCCATGTTGGCATCGATTATGAATAAGGATGGTCTTCTCGTGGCTAATGGAAATGGATTTGTTACTCGGGAATTCCTGAGGAGCCTGCGCAAACCATTCAGTGAAATCATGGAACCCAAATTTGAGTTTGCAGTGAAGTTCAATGCCTTGGAACTGGATGATAGTGACTTGGCTCTTTTTGTGGCCACCATTATTTTATGTGGAGGTAAGGAAATAAATTCTGGACACATTAGCACTGTCTCCTTTCACGTCATGAAATTATTGAATAGTGCAGCTGAGTAGGAAGCCTTTCAGGGCATTGAATTAGTGCCAATTCTCTTGAAAAAACAGTTAGGCATATTCAACATTCTTGCCCTATATCCCTACAATTCTTTTGTCCAAGTATTTAATTCATGTTGATGGCTACAACTGGATCCCGTATGCACTACAGAATTAGATAATGTAAACCAAATGTTAACTAATCATTGCTTAAATAGGTTTTTACTCAGCCTGCCTTGGTTTCTTTTGCTAATGTCCTTGACAGTGCCCCCTGTTTAATTACCTTAACACGTCAGAAATGTAAACATGGGTAGTTTGTTCAGTCTACTGTCCACCAAACAAACCATTAGCTGAACTTTTATATATTAACTCTGCTTTCCactcttttccccatatccttaaaTTCCCTAGTGTCAGAAGCCCTACAAAGTGGAGATTGCAAGAATTCATTACACTGCCTGGCAAGGtgattagtttttttttttataacaTAAACTTTTAATTATCAGCAATCCTGGAGTACAACAGCATcaaaaatgtttcattttctCAAGTAGCATAAATAAGGGAACAAAATGTTGACTGAATAATAGAAACATTAAGGGCAAAAgatctaatatatatatacacacacacgtgtgtgtgtagaAATACAAAAATAAGTGGCAGGATTTTCTCAGTATTTCATTTTTGTCTTCTGCAATCCGTCCAGTCAGACTAAGATACTTTAAGCCTAGTAAACCCTTCTAGTACCTCCTCCTTGTTAATGTTAACACCATCCACCACATTCTCTTCTACTGAGGTTTTGGTACTATTTGGGAATAATGTGGCAAACATTAGCCACCAACTCAGTTGACCAATCAGtccaaaatgaaaagaaaatagtTTAATGATTTTTATTTTTCCCTTTTAACGCAGACCGTCCCGGGTTAATGAGTGTGAAGCAGATTGAAGAAATGCAGGACAGCGTTCTCCAAGCATTGAGTCTACATTTACAAGCCAATCATCCAGACTCTCAGTACCTCTTCCCAAAGCTTCTCCAGAAAATGGCTGACCTGCGCCAGCTAGTCACTGAGCACGCACAGCTTGTTCAGAAGATTAAAAAAACTGAAGCAGACACTTCATTGCATCCGCTGCTACAAGAGATCTACAAGGACATGTATTGACGAATATTGCACATTCACTATTCAGCTTAATATAATCTTCCCCAGACGTCCCACGACCTCATCCCCACAACTAACCGACATGACTCCAATGAATTCTCATTTAAGTCTTCTTGAGAATACATAATAGATCTGTAACTAGGTACTTCTCATTTGAATTTTCTGTTCTTCAGTTGGCTCGTTGCAGCTGACTCCTTTGAGATCAGCTGAACAGACTTTAATGATTACAGCTGAAGAATGTAGGAAAATCTACACATTTACAACACTACTGACATACTGCAATAATTATGGTTTGTGTTGTAATTTGAACTTGGTTACAGTATTAATACCTCTGCTTGGTAGACACAACTATTGTCAAAAGCAAATTTTATAGAACTATCCAATGGTACTGTGCTTGCTGAGCCCAACAGCATACATCTGTTTGGTCAGTCATAATTTTGATATAATTAGAGGGGAGGGAAGTTGTAGAAATTGCTACAATAAATGTAGCTTATACTGTATAACAGTCTATTGTAGAGAATGAATTACTCCAAGAAGTATTTGGTTAAGAATGTGCATAAATTTATAAAGCTAGTCATGGACTTGCAGtatttgtgtggaaaaaaaatcatgtttcaTAAAGACTGTGTGCAGCACTTTGAAGTTTCTCAGAAATGTGATGAGGTGCTTAGATAAATGTAATTCTCTCGTGAGGAAGAATTTCATATAGATTTTCAAGTCACTTTATTCCAAGTTCTGTATCTGACAGCCATACATGCTAACCAAATTCTATTGAGGGCAAGTTTGTAAATTCCTCGTTGAGCATTGAAGTGAAGAATTGGGAGAAACTGATCCCTTATCTCACTTGGCTCCCAGTCAGTATTTGCATGAATTCTATCTGCAGTATGCTTTCagtcttcattttttttttaatgagcatTCCTTCCTCACTGGTTCAAGTGCAAAATATTTACACTCATTTTAATAAAGCTCCCTATTTATATAATGAAGACTGGGTTTGTGGGAAAATAATATAGCCATAAACTTTTAAAGTAGAAAAAATGATTATATGAAAGTAATGAACTTGTTTTGAACAATGTTTTGAAAATTTGTCATGAAATATTAGGTTGAAATTCTTACACCTTAATTGTCAAATTCATATTTGGCCTCCACATTAAAATTGCTAATTTGAAATTTCCACATGAAATTTATATGTTCTATTAGTTCTGTTTTTGTCTTCTGTTGTGCTGCTCACCAGCACAAGGATACATTAACATTTTCTTCTTGCTGCTGTATATCTTTGTTGTAATTAACTTTTCACAGTTTTGGATTGTGCTAAATTCCAATGGATCTTAAAATACCACAGTTTGCTCTAGAAGCAATTTTCATGAGGAATGCTTCAATAGGCCAGTTAAACAAGACCTTCCTAGTTAATTGATATTTGACTGGATGACAGTCTTCACACTGGAATATCAGTTCGAAAATTAGTAATTCAGCAATAGAACATACTGGAAATTTATATTGACTAATATTtgaaaaacaaaacatttaattCTAGTCAGTGTCACTCAAGATTATTCTAACTTTTCAGATTCTGATGTACATCCtttgcatttccaacattttctgattcACTTTAAAATCTCTAGCTTTCAGACAATTGTTTTCTTTTGCATATTTCCACAGAATGTTACACCTTTAAATTTGTTCCAAAGTAAAGCCCATACTAAATTTTTATTCGGTGTAAATTTCAGTGGGAATCATAAATAGCCCACTTGTCAGCCAGTGTAATGTGGTTTAAGCCATAAATGGAAATGTTTTCCACAAGACCACAATAAATTCCAGTGTTAACATTTTACCATGTTTGTATTTTATGTTCTGTTGCATTTTTTGTTGCATTAATTGATACAATTTTAAAAATGATTTTATTGCTGGGTCTCTTGAAAGGAACTCAAATGGATTTTCTGAAGATGGAATTGCCTTCTGATTTGAGGATAGGATACCCATTGGAATATGCAGCATATTGTGGGCAAGGGTTGATTATTTTGTTCAATAGAGCATTGTGAAGACAGGAAATGTGCCAAATCTGGAGTCCAAAATTGGGAAGAGCAGTTATTGAGGACCTTGTATCAGTAACTTGTAATTAGGTCATGCCATCTGAATCTATCAGTGAGTTTTGCTTCTTTCTTTCAAACAGCCAAAATCTTTTGTCACATTTTGTCCCAATTCTATACGATTTCGTTATATCTCTTCCTTTGGAATTATTCTTCTAGGGATGTCCACTCTGGATCGTGTTACCATGGCAAAAGCACTCTCTTGAGCCTTATGCTCATGTTTCTTTGGGAAGGTGAGAATGCAATAAAGTATTAAAATTAAAGTAAATCATTACTACCATGTGAACCTCCAGCAGTGGTGTTGGATAGTGATCAGGATTGAAAAATATGACCAATGTTTTCATTCCATCACCC
This region of Rhinoraja longicauda isolate Sanriku21f chromosome 24, sRhiLon1.1, whole genome shotgun sequence genomic DNA includes:
- the LOC144605414 gene encoding peroxisome proliferator-activated receptor delta-like, which encodes MDSKTAEYETLGPDDEIATSFQTDVMEAASPSVIQSTVTNEEATTSGVNVECRICGDKASGFHYGVHACEGCKGFFRRTIRMKLEYEKCDRNCKIQKKNRNKCQYCRFQKCLALGMSHNAIRFGRMPEAEKRKLVAGLLAGEATVQNPQIADLKSLAKHVYNAYLKNFNMTKKKARDILSGKATKDPPFVIHDMETLWQAEKNLVWKQSVNGIPNKEIAVHVFHRCQCTTVETVRELTEFAKCIPEFLNLYLNDQVTLLKYGVHEAIFAMLASIMNKDGLLVANGNGFVTREFLRSLRKPFSEIMEPKFEFAVKFNALELDDSDLALFVATIILCGDRPGLMSVKQIEEMQDSVLQALSLHLQANHPDSQYLFPKLLQKMADLRQLVTEHAQLVQKIKKTEADTSLHPLLQEIYKDMY